From the Halorhabdus utahensis DSM 12940 genome, one window contains:
- a CDS encoding DICT sensory domain-containing protein: protein MGISAFIDAVEDREKSVTVLNRESVDPLYRMLDGMFDNDNVAVTENQDPDAPSDVVLLRDKQTGSLAISQMDEISETLLLVNSDLYVTGTVPLEEVETPEVVAHLSDVTFTVSDKQKFLLIHISRHIESLALETDGGILHSSFQQLSRLRDERGTADAYRTLADSGVDVHVYGVGGWEPPAFADRLSVHAGSTPELQDSWFVVHDGNGDENRMAALVAEEIGPNEYRGYWTFEPRLVREILGYLETQYV from the coding sequence ATGGGGATCTCAGCGTTCATCGACGCCGTCGAAGACCGGGAGAAGTCGGTGACCGTCCTCAACCGTGAATCGGTTGATCCGCTCTACCGGATGCTGGACGGGATGTTCGACAACGATAACGTCGCCGTCACCGAGAATCAAGATCCGGACGCACCGAGCGACGTTGTATTGTTGCGCGACAAGCAGACCGGATCGCTGGCAATCTCACAGATGGACGAGATCAGCGAGACGCTGTTGCTGGTCAACTCGGATCTATACGTGACCGGGACAGTCCCGCTCGAGGAGGTCGAAACGCCGGAAGTCGTTGCCCACCTCTCGGACGTGACCTTCACCGTCTCTGACAAGCAGAAGTTTCTGTTGATCCACATCTCCAGACATATCGAGTCACTGGCGCTCGAAACGGATGGCGGCATACTTCATTCATCGTTCCAGCAGCTCTCTCGATTGCGTGACGAGCGCGGGACAGCGGACGCATACCGGACGTTAGCCGACTCGGGGGTTGACGTCCACGTGTACGGAGTCGGCGGCTGGGAGCCACCCGCCTTCGCCGACAGGTTGTCGGTCCACGCCGGATCCACTCCCGAACTCCAGGATTCGTGGTTCGTTGTCCACGACGGCAACGGCGACGAAAACCGGATGGCCGCGCTCGTCGCCGAGGAGATCGGGCCCAACGAGTATCGGGGCTACTGGACGTTCGAACCACGACTGGTGCGCGAGATCCTCGGATATCTCGAAACGCAATACGTGTAA
- a CDS encoding alpha/beta fold hydrolase yields the protein MPSVDADGVSLRYETNGSGPAVVFVNDVGFGAWLWSYQHAAVAGPYEATVWDLRGTGESDAPEGPYALSTLVSDLAAVVSATGSRRVHLVGAGLGGVIALEYARRHDRVASLAVLGTAPGDAVDEDALSAMAAPTDDPAALAASLDTAFAPGVPEAHPDVIEQIAEWRGTDDAEPARWRDQQAAWLGAALDDLYEITTPTLVMSGTDDAVVDPEATARLAEALPRGEHRRVEGGHLCFLSESATVSDELLAWLDEHAD from the coding sequence ATGCCCAGCGTCGACGCGGATGGTGTTTCCCTCCGGTACGAGACCAATGGGTCCGGGCCGGCTGTCGTCTTCGTCAACGACGTCGGCTTTGGCGCGTGGCTCTGGAGTTACCAGCACGCTGCCGTCGCCGGCCCCTACGAGGCGACCGTCTGGGATCTCCGTGGCACCGGCGAGTCCGACGCGCCCGAGGGGCCGTATGCCCTGTCCACGCTCGTCTCGGATCTCGCGGCCGTCGTCTCGGCGACCGGATCCCGGCGTGTCCATCTGGTCGGGGCCGGACTCGGGGGTGTCATCGCGCTAGAATACGCCCGCCGTCACGACCGGGTCGCAAGCCTCGCCGTCCTCGGGACTGCACCGGGGGACGCCGTCGATGAAGATGCCCTCTCGGCCATGGCTGCCCCGACGGACGACCCTGCGGCGCTGGCGGCGTCACTCGACACTGCCTTCGCGCCGGGCGTCCCCGAGGCCCATCCGGACGTCATCGAGCAGATTGCCGAGTGGCGGGGGACCGACGACGCCGAACCGGCACGCTGGCGAGACCAGCAGGCTGCGTGGCTCGGGGCTGCGCTCGACGATCTCTACGAGATCACGACGCCGACGCTAGTGATGAGCGGTACTGACGACGCCGTGGTCGATCCCGAGGCGACGGCTCGCCTCGCCGAGGCACTCCCGCGTGGTGAGCATCGCCGCGTCGAAGGCGGGCACCTCTGTTTCCTTAGCGAGAGCGCGACTGTCTCCGACGAACTGCTCGCGTGGCTCGACGAACACGCTGACTGA
- a CDS encoding DUF6757 family protein: MQCHYCDRDADVAVEKDGVTVGLCEDDFREQMTELADGEWLETVEDDLNVEGIE; this comes from the coding sequence ATGCAGTGTCACTACTGCGACCGCGACGCGGACGTCGCGGTCGAGAAAGACGGCGTCACGGTCGGCCTCTGTGAGGACGACTTTCGCGAGCAGATGACGGAGCTGGCGGACGGGGAGTGGCTCGAGACGGTCGAAGACGACCTAAACGTCGAAGGCATCGAGTGA
- a CDS encoding PHP domain-containing protein, producing the protein MIVADLHVHTTRSDGTLPPDAVSDAARAADLRAVAVTDHDRLPPFDAPVVERDGVTVIAGVELRVTAGDQQLDLLGYGVDPTPALRAETERLQRDRIERAREIVDCVEGRLGIDLGLDVHPGVGRPHIAQAVADSHGHYTVQDAFDQLIGTDQPCYVARDLPTVERGRELLDDAAALVGLAHPLRYDDPDAALAHAGSLDAIEREYPYERAVDRTPIDDAIEAHDLLATGGSDAHGETLGIAGLGRATSERFCTALDAALSTV; encoded by the coding sequence ATGATTGTCGCTGACCTGCACGTCCACACGACCAGATCCGACGGAACCCTGCCGCCGGACGCCGTCAGCGACGCGGCCCGGGCGGCCGACCTGCGGGCCGTCGCCGTGACGGATCACGATCGCCTCCCCCCCTTCGATGCGCCGGTCGTCGAGCGCGATGGCGTGACGGTGATCGCCGGGGTCGAACTCCGGGTGACCGCCGGCGACCAGCAACTGGATCTGCTCGGATACGGCGTCGATCCGACGCCGGCGCTTCGTGCGGAAACCGAGCGCCTGCAGCGCGACCGGATCGAGCGTGCCCGGGAGATCGTCGACTGTGTCGAGGGCCGTCTCGGGATCGACCTCGGCCTCGACGTGCACCCGGGTGTCGGCCGGCCGCACATCGCGCAGGCAGTCGCCGACAGTCACGGCCACTATACAGTCCAGGACGCCTTCGATCAGCTCATCGGCACGGACCAACCCTGTTACGTCGCCAGGGACCTCCCCACCGTCGAGCGCGGACGGGAACTACTCGACGACGCCGCGGCGCTGGTCGGTCTCGCCCACCCGCTCCGGTACGACGATCCGGACGCCGCGCTGGCGCACGCTGGGAGTCTCGACGCGATCGAACGGGAATATCCCTACGAGAGGGCGGTCGATCGAACGCCGATCGACGACGCGATCGAGGCCCACGATCTCCTTGCAACCGGAGGGAGCGACGCCCACGGGGAGACTCTCGGTATCGCGGGGCTGGGACGTGCCACGTCCGAGCGGTTCTGTACGGCGCTCGATGCCGCGTTGTCGACAGTCTGA
- a CDS encoding DUF6789 family protein yields the protein MATETSHTVTRGVQPTNVVKGGLAGIAGALVMGALMIVMNEAVIAVAIPSLYTLAPPPSVPLGMAVHVFHGAMLGLAFAVTVGMLGMDSNGQVVGLGIAWGVLTWVGLAALLMPVWLSAVGSPASPSFPNFAMPSLLWHGVYGLVLGVGYAVAADGN from the coding sequence ATGGCAACGGAAACAAGTCATACCGTGACGCGAGGCGTCCAGCCGACGAACGTGGTCAAAGGCGGTCTTGCCGGGATTGCCGGGGCACTCGTGATGGGTGCGTTGATGATCGTGATGAACGAGGCCGTGATCGCCGTGGCGATCCCATCGCTGTACACGCTGGCTCCCCCACCGAGCGTTCCGCTTGGGATGGCAGTCCACGTGTTCCACGGCGCGATGCTGGGGCTTGCCTTCGCCGTCACCGTCGGCATGCTGGGAATGGACTCGAACGGCCAAGTCGTCGGCCTCGGGATCGCCTGGGGCGTGTTGACGTGGGTCGGCCTCGCCGCGCTCCTCATGCCCGTCTGGCTCAGTGCCGTCGGGTCGCCCGCCTCGCCGTCGTTCCCCAACTTCGCGATGCCGTCGTTGCTCTGGCACGGTGTCTACGGGCTCGTGCTGGGCGTGGGCTACGCGGTGGCTGCGGACGGCAACTGA
- a CDS encoding ArsR family transcriptional regulator — protein sequence MSPPSDATLFECETCGNLGFGDGEISCCDGPMQPVEEEQVSVEEPSLDELLRTVFDMSETELDICLCVMEGGELTVPDLAEDVGYDRSVVARHLDHLVELGVIDKHRRLLEEGGQIYVYTPNDADVVTRRLTGAFANWVQDATALIDSISREKVEAMVEVDTDTPQWKIYQK from the coding sequence ATGAGTCCGCCGTCAGATGCCACGCTGTTCGAATGTGAGACCTGCGGGAACCTCGGGTTCGGCGACGGGGAGATCAGTTGCTGTGATGGCCCGATGCAACCGGTCGAGGAAGAACAGGTGAGCGTCGAGGAGCCCTCTCTCGATGAATTGCTGCGGACAGTCTTTGACATGTCCGAGACGGAACTGGATATCTGCCTCTGCGTCATGGAGGGTGGCGAGTTGACCGTGCCGGACCTGGCCGAAGACGTCGGGTACGACCGAAGTGTCGTCGCCCGGCATCTCGACCACCTCGTCGAGTTGGGCGTCATCGACAAGCACCGACGCCTCCTCGAAGAAGGGGGGCAGATCTACGTCTACACGCCCAACGATGCGGATGTGGTGACCCGGCGACTTACTGGTGCGTTCGCAAACTGGGTCCAGGACGCCACCGCGCTCATCGATTCGATCAGTCGCGAGAAGGTCGAAGCGATGGTGGAGGTCGACACAGATACTCCCCAGTGGAAGATTTATCAAAAATAG
- a CDS encoding PIN domain-containing protein translates to MTFLDSSVIADMLAGDDDVVEFVESEGEPYVTSTICVFEVIEGYLGQGDADVYALRQDFGGVTAIDLTESIALEALRLQNRHYDNGNPRPVRDLLIAATARSTGDHLVVADSDFVTPVLEDEIEITNLRSDDRASSP, encoded by the coding sequence ATGACGTTTCTGGATTCCTCAGTGATCGCCGATATGCTGGCCGGCGATGACGATGTCGTGGAGTTCGTCGAATCTGAAGGCGAGCCGTACGTCACTTCAACAATTTGCGTTTTCGAAGTGATCGAAGGGTATCTCGGCCAGGGAGATGCCGATGTGTACGCGCTCCGCCAGGATTTTGGTGGTGTGACCGCGATCGACCTCACCGAATCAATCGCCCTCGAAGCGCTCAGGTTGCAAAACCGGCACTACGACAACGGCAATCCACGGCCGGTTCGGGACTTGCTCATCGCCGCCACTGCTCGATCAACTGGCGACCATCTCGTCGTTGCGGACTCGGATTTCGTGACGCCTGTCCTCGAAGACGAAATCGAGATCACAAACCTGCGGTCGGATGATCGGGCGTCATCCCCGTAG
- a CDS encoding DUF7557 family protein: MSRTSIPINSETKDRLSRLKRSDETWDEFLTRLAGEDEPIRVGAWSDKDAEAVRESIDRSRESFGLDR; this comes from the coding sequence ATGAGCAGGACGTCAATCCCGATCAATTCAGAGACGAAAGACCGTCTCAGTCGCCTCAAGCGGAGCGACGAAACCTGGGACGAGTTTCTCACACGACTGGCCGGTGAGGACGAACCGATTCGCGTGGGGGCCTGGAGTGACAAGGACGCCGAGGCAGTCCGGGAGTCGATCGATCGGTCGCGGGAGAGTTTCGGGCTCGATCGATGA
- a CDS encoding pro-sigmaK processing inhibitor BofA family protein produces MVTGIEVTALLIVLGVVFGAYWIVKAIKPFVWNAVIGLVVFFVAEMAFGLEVAISPLVLLIVAIGGLPGAIVVILLSVLEVAFVPAVIIAAF; encoded by the coding sequence ATGGTAACAGGTATCGAAGTCACGGCGCTGTTGATCGTCCTCGGCGTCGTCTTCGGCGCGTACTGGATCGTCAAGGCGATCAAACCGTTCGTCTGGAACGCGGTGATCGGCCTCGTCGTGTTCTTCGTCGCCGAGATGGCCTTCGGACTGGAGGTGGCGATCTCACCGCTGGTACTCTTGATCGTCGCCATCGGGGGCTTGCCCGGCGCGATCGTCGTGATCTTGCTCTCGGTGCTGGAGGTCGCGTTCGTCCCCGCCGTGATCATCGCGGCATTCTGA
- a CDS encoding SLC13 family permease encodes MVIVFAIILAALVLFATEAVPVDVTAIGIMIALLVVEPVSTMLVEWGVLESAVYVLRAPGSEVTAVERGLSGFASVATITVLAMFILSAGVRRTGVIQILGRKVGAFTGEDETRQLGATVGIVSPISGFINNTAAVAILLPMVTDLAEKGKTSPSKLLLPLSYASMFGGTLTLIGTSTNILASDLSARLGRDLGIPELHAFSMFEFTHLGVIMMAVGLVYLMTIGRQLVPARIKPAEDLTSEYDMAEYLTEVVVRDDSPVVGQRVGEALEGTDFDVDVVQLIREDAVFLEPLGQKVIQAGDVFALRTDRDTLVELMDVDGFDLLGDVAVTDTELEAPEEGHNLVEVVVAPGSFLVGETLASANFRQRYDTTVLALRRGGAVIRDRMDRTRLRVGDTLLVQGATDSIDRLNNNRNFIVAQEVDRPDYRESKIPVAIGIVAAVVGLAALTPINIAVAALAGALGMVLTGCLKPAEMYDAVEWDVIFLLAGVIPLGIALEVTGGAALLADGIVAVAPSLPPIVVLGLMYVVTALLTNIISNNASVVLMIPVAVEAAVALGANPFSFVLSVTFAASTAFMTPIGYQTNLFVYGPGGYEFMDYVKAGAPLQAIFAVVTTLGIALFWGL; translated from the coding sequence ATGGTGATCGTCTTCGCGATCATCCTCGCTGCACTCGTGTTGTTCGCCACGGAGGCCGTCCCGGTCGACGTCACCGCCATCGGGATCATGATCGCACTGCTGGTCGTCGAACCCGTCTCGACGATGCTCGTCGAGTGGGGCGTCCTCGAGTCGGCCGTGTACGTCCTGCGCGCGCCGGGCAGCGAGGTGACGGCCGTCGAGCGCGGGCTCTCAGGATTCGCCAGCGTCGCGACGATCACCGTGCTGGCGATGTTCATCCTCAGCGCCGGCGTCCGACGGACCGGCGTGATCCAGATCCTCGGCCGGAAAGTCGGGGCGTTCACCGGCGAGGACGAAACCCGCCAGTTGGGCGCGACCGTCGGGATCGTCAGCCCGATCTCGGGGTTCATCAACAACACCGCCGCGGTCGCCATCCTCCTGCCGATGGTGACTGATCTCGCCGAGAAAGGCAAGACCTCGCCCTCGAAGCTCCTCCTGCCGCTGTCGTATGCCTCGATGTTCGGCGGGACGCTCACGCTGATCGGGACCTCGACGAACATCCTCGCCAGCGACCTCTCGGCCCGGCTGGGCCGCGATCTCGGCATTCCGGAGCTTCACGCCTTCTCGATGTTCGAGTTTACCCACCTCGGCGTGATCATGATGGCCGTCGGGCTGGTGTATCTCATGACGATCGGGCGACAACTCGTCCCAGCCCGGATCAAACCCGCCGAGGACCTCACCAGCGAGTACGACATGGCCGAATACCTGACCGAGGTCGTCGTCCGCGATGATTCGCCGGTCGTCGGCCAGCGCGTCGGTGAGGCCCTCGAGGGCACGGACTTCGATGTCGACGTCGTCCAGTTGATCCGGGAGGACGCGGTCTTTCTGGAGCCACTGGGCCAGAAGGTGATCCAGGCCGGCGACGTCTTCGCGCTCCGGACCGATCGGGACACCCTCGTGGAGCTCATGGACGTCGACGGGTTCGACCTGCTGGGCGACGTGGCCGTCACTGACACCGAATTGGAGGCCCCCGAGGAAGGCCACAACCTGGTCGAGGTCGTCGTCGCCCCCGGATCGTTCCTGGTCGGCGAAACGCTCGCGAGCGCGAACTTCCGGCAACGCTACGACACGACCGTGCTCGCCCTGCGCCGCGGCGGGGCCGTCATCCGCGACCGGATGGATCGAACGCGACTCCGGGTCGGCGACACCCTGCTCGTCCAGGGGGCGACCGACAGCATCGACCGCCTCAACAACAACCGCAACTTCATCGTCGCCCAGGAGGTCGACCGACCCGACTACCGCGAGTCGAAGATCCCCGTCGCCATCGGGATCGTCGCCGCCGTCGTCGGCCTGGCGGCACTGACCCCGATCAACATCGCCGTGGCGGCGCTGGCTGGCGCGCTCGGGATGGTACTCACCGGCTGTCTGAAACCCGCCGAGATGTACGATGCCGTCGAGTGGGACGTCATCTTCTTGCTCGCGGGCGTCATTCCCCTCGGGATCGCCCTGGAGGTGACCGGCGGCGCGGCGCTGCTCGCCGACGGGATCGTCGCCGTTGCCCCCTCGCTGCCGCCCATCGTCGTCCTCGGGTTGATGTACGTCGTGACGGCACTGCTGACAAACATCATTTCGAACAACGCGAGCGTGGTGTTGATGATCCCCGTCGCCGTCGAGGCGGCCGTCGCGCTCGGAGCCAATCCCTTCTCGTTCGTGCTCTCGGTGACCTTCGCCGCCTCGACGGCGTTCATGACACCCATCGGCTACCAGACGAACCTCTTCGTCTACGGGCCCGGCGGCTACGAGTTCATGGACTACGTCAAGGCCGGTGCGCCCCTGCAAGCGATCTTCGCCGTCGTCACGACGCTCGGCATCGCCCTTTTCTGGGGACTGTAA
- a CDS encoding AAA family ATPase — translation MAVPDTAETVQAVIDEIRSAVIADPTVLEEITAGILARGHILLEDVPGTGKTLTARSFATALGLEFSRIQFTPDLMPSDITGSYIFQEGTEEFHFTPGPVFGNVVLADEINRAPPKTQSALLEAMAEGQVTVDGETHALPEPFVVIATQNPVEQEGTFELPEAQRDRFMIKTSLGYPDADGTRELIDRRADRDHPDPTVERVADRTDVLDFQQEPETITVEDPVRDYIADLCRATRTDGRVEVGVSPRGVQRLFEAARARAVIDGREFVVPDDVRRIAPPVLAHRLVLTPEASVEGVSRRSIVESVLDRVSVPAMEEPPAEQ, via the coding sequence ATGGCAGTCCCCGACACCGCAGAGACGGTCCAGGCGGTCATCGACGAGATCCGCTCGGCCGTCATCGCCGACCCGACGGTCCTCGAAGAGATCACGGCCGGGATCCTGGCTCGTGGACACATCCTCTTAGAAGACGTGCCCGGGACCGGCAAGACACTGACAGCGCGGTCGTTCGCGACGGCGCTGGGCCTTGAGTTCTCCCGGATCCAGTTCACGCCGGATCTGATGCCGTCCGACATCACTGGGTCGTACATCTTCCAGGAGGGCACAGAAGAGTTCCACTTCACTCCGGGCCCCGTGTTCGGCAACGTCGTCCTCGCCGACGAGATCAACCGCGCGCCACCGAAGACACAGTCGGCGCTGCTGGAGGCGATGGCGGAGGGCCAGGTGACGGTCGACGGCGAAACCCACGCCCTCCCGGAGCCGTTCGTCGTCATCGCGACCCAGAACCCCGTCGAACAGGAGGGGACCTTCGAACTCCCCGAGGCCCAGCGCGACCGCTTCATGATCAAGACCTCGCTTGGCTACCCTGACGCCGACGGGACCCGCGAGTTGATCGACCGCCGCGCGGATCGGGATCACCCGGATCCGACGGTCGAGCGCGTCGCGGACCGAACGGACGTCCTTGACTTCCAGCAGGAACCAGAGACGATCACCGTCGAGGATCCGGTGCGGGATTACATCGCCGACCTCTGCCGGGCGACCCGGACGGACGGACGTGTCGAGGTCGGCGTCTCCCCGCGGGGTGTCCAGCGACTGTTCGAAGCCGCTCGCGCCCGGGCCGTCATCGACGGCCGGGAGTTCGTCGTCCCCGACGACGTTCGCCGGATCGCGCCGCCCGTCCTCGCCCATCGCCTCGTCCTGACGCCGGAGGCGAGCGTCGAAGGCGTTTCCCGACGCTCCATCGTCGAGTCGGTCCTCGATCGCGTCTCGGTGCCGGCGATGGAGGAGCCCCCCGCCGAACAGTAG
- a CDS encoding DUF58 domain-containing protein, with product MTDRTVDRINRSDGAIVTTFLVAGIGFVAGSPFLIVAATVPLWYAAASVIGTREDAEIRAHREMVRNGDGCDSDGTATREEPLTGDPGDVVAVRTTVENVGSEPIVDLRLVDGVPAELPVVDGTPRACVSLDAGETVTIEYDMELHRGEHTFEAVDVRTRDLTGTVVETWNVAATGAEALSCLPPIETVPLRGGANDFAGTVPTDDGGSGVEFYSVRDYEPGDAIGSIDWRRYARTRDLTTVEYRAERATRIVCLVDVRHNQFRGASQDRLAAAELSADAAERTFETLVEAGHPTGVVAVGDDNHSSVPPGTDPGTREAATTLLEAARSSKRLTNVPFWHFGMSKDPFTKIETTLPGEAQLYLFSSFVDDRPVELIERLRTQGYTVRVVSPDPIADDSTEGRFEALVRRTRLARARSAGARVVDWDRTRPLGIVLRNTIGTVTTR from the coding sequence ATGACCGATCGCACGGTCGACCGGATCAATCGGTCAGACGGCGCGATTGTCACGACGTTTCTGGTCGCCGGCATCGGATTCGTCGCCGGGAGTCCATTCCTGATCGTCGCCGCGACGGTCCCGCTTTGGTATGCCGCCGCGAGCGTCATCGGCACCCGGGAAGACGCGGAAATTCGCGCCCACCGTGAGATGGTCCGCAATGGCGACGGTTGCGATAGCGACGGGACGGCGACACGCGAGGAGCCGCTCACCGGTGATCCGGGTGACGTCGTTGCCGTCCGGACGACCGTCGAGAACGTCGGCTCGGAGCCGATCGTCGACCTTCGGCTCGTCGATGGCGTGCCAGCGGAACTCCCTGTCGTCGATGGAACGCCACGGGCCTGCGTGAGTCTCGACGCCGGCGAGACCGTGACGATCGAGTACGACATGGAGCTCCATCGCGGCGAGCATACGTTCGAGGCGGTGGATGTCCGGACGCGGGATCTCACTGGAACTGTCGTCGAGACCTGGAACGTTGCGGCGACCGGCGCGGAGGCGCTCAGCTGTCTGCCACCCATCGAAACCGTCCCGCTTCGCGGTGGCGCAAACGATTTCGCCGGCACGGTCCCGACTGACGACGGCGGGAGTGGCGTCGAGTTTTATTCTGTGCGAGACTACGAACCGGGCGACGCCATCGGCTCGATCGACTGGCGTCGCTACGCCCGGACGCGGGATCTGACGACCGTCGAGTATCGTGCCGAGCGGGCGACCCGGATCGTCTGTCTCGTCGACGTCCGACACAATCAGTTCCGCGGGGCCTCTCAGGATCGGCTCGCCGCCGCCGAGTTATCCGCAGACGCTGCGGAGCGAACCTTCGAGACGCTCGTCGAGGCCGGTCATCCGACCGGCGTCGTCGCCGTCGGCGATGACAACCACTCCTCGGTCCCGCCGGGGACTGACCCGGGGACCCGGGAGGCCGCCACGACGTTGCTCGAAGCGGCGCGATCGAGCAAGCGTCTCACGAACGTTCCATTCTGGCACTTTGGCATGTCAAAAGATCCGTTCACGAAGATCGAAACCACGCTGCCCGGCGAAGCCCAACTCTACCTGTTCTCGTCGTTCGTCGACGACAGGCCGGTCGAGTTAATCGAACGGTTACGGACCCAGGGGTACACCGTTCGCGTCGTCTCCCCGGACCCGATAGCCGACGACAGCACCGAAGGTCGTTTCGAGGCGCTCGTTCGTCGGACCCGACTCGCCCGTGCCAGGTCGGCCGGGGCCCGGGTCGTCGACTGGGACCGCACGCGACCGCTCGGCATCGTGCTCCGCAACACGATCGGGACGGTGACGACACGATGA
- a CDS encoding DUF7269 family protein, with the protein MSALRALAGGVSHLRARIGDPERAGVAVVLAGGTAAVLTLLIGGYVSLSGSIFSVLHLLAVLLPVVGGILVLVSAGWGLRRRLNYGTVDPLVDGDPPERGSIRSIRDIQADDPIEASATDRYRCQRDDRTREVRQRLLDGAVRTLVARGGLGRAAARDAIQTGEWTDDRVAAAFLSPAVSQPLAEQLRRMVDPGAAYTHRVRRTLAAIETIGTETPADAAQTAGTAETDESPAMASVQEGPR; encoded by the coding sequence ATGAGTGCGCTCAGGGCGCTGGCCGGAGGCGTCAGTCACCTCCGGGCGCGGATTGGCGACCCCGAGCGCGCTGGCGTCGCGGTCGTCCTCGCTGGCGGGACGGCGGCTGTCCTGACGCTACTCATCGGTGGCTACGTCTCGCTGTCCGGATCCATCTTCAGCGTGTTACACCTGCTTGCGGTGTTGCTACCGGTGGTCGGCGGGATCCTCGTCCTCGTGTCGGCTGGATGGGGGCTGCGGCGGCGTTTGAATTACGGAACCGTCGATCCCCTCGTCGACGGTGACCCACCGGAACGGGGGAGTATTCGATCGATCCGGGACATACAGGCCGACGACCCGATCGAAGCGAGCGCGACCGACCGGTATCGCTGTCAGCGTGACGACCGTACGAGAGAGGTCCGCCAGCGCTTGCTCGACGGGGCGGTCCGGACGTTGGTTGCGCGAGGGGGACTTGGCAGGGCGGCCGCCAGAGACGCGATCCAGACGGGCGAGTGGACTGACGACCGGGTTGCGGCCGCGTTTCTCTCGCCGGCGGTGTCCCAGCCCCTTGCCGAACAACTGCGCCGGATGGTCGATCCAGGGGCAGCCTACACGCATCGGGTCCGACGGACACTCGCCGCGATCGAAACGATCGGGACGGAGACGCCAGCGGACGCAGCACAGACCGCTGGCACGGCGGAGACGGACGAATCGCCCGCAATGGCGTCGGTTCAGGAGGGTCCGCGATGA